From one Triticum urartu cultivar G1812 chromosome 3, Tu2.1, whole genome shotgun sequence genomic stretch:
- the LOC125544118 gene encoding protein ELF4-LIKE 3-like, giving the protein MENSSGREVLPNGGGAGGMGNGAANGRAVQALQRSFAEVQVILEKNRILIQEITQNQESLEAGGLSRNVALIRELNGNIARVVDLYNALSCSFSSSLTNGSAPAASDASKGGYKRPRPAQ; this is encoded by the coding sequence ATGGAGAACAGCAGCGGCCGGGAGGTGCTTCCGAACGGAGGAGGAGCCGGGGGGATGGGCAACGGCGCGGCTAACGGGCGGGCGGTGCAGGCGCTGCAGCGGAGCTTCGCCGAGGTGCAGGTGATCCTGGAGAAGAACCGGATTCTGATCCAGGAGATCACCCAGAACCAGGAGTCGCTCGAGGCCGGTGGCCTCAGCCGCAACGTCGCCCTCATCCGCGAGctcaacggcaacatcgcccgcgtCGTCGACCTCTACAACGCCCTCTCCTGCTCCTTCTCCAGCTCCCTCACCAACGGCTCCGCCCCCGCTGCCTCCGACGCCTCCAAGGGGGGCTACAAGAGGCCGCGCCCTGCCCAGTAG